In the Hermetia illucens chromosome 1, iHerIll2.2.curated.20191125, whole genome shotgun sequence genome, tcattctacgttgaatttaaggaggggttccCATATTGCAAAAGGTCGAGcacggttttagttttgacatttgttggaaaggcggggagtgcggttggcagaaaatgatcatttcttttacggaccaGTTCTcagaaacagaaaaatctgaaaaaaatcaagtggcTGCCACTATTTTGTGCCTAGGGTCCGAAAtctcctccatatcgatatattttcaaataaagttaataatagcatattactataatttttagtaactgactgctaattttttttcactttatttatAAAGAATcgataatagaaaaaaaatgtagacaTGAATTGAATATGTATTGTCTTTTTATTTAGTTATGAAAATTCTAACTTAATCACGGACAAGGTAGCCAGACGAATCCTTTTTCGACACACTATAGTTCGCTGAGTTCCCACAGTTGCTAAGccattaattaattttacttcGGTAGTAATAAAGCGTTCCAGGAATAGAGAAGAATATATCTACTTTTCTGGAGAATTTGATTCCTTGCCGGGCTTGATGCCTGTTTTTGAGCCTGATCTATCTTTTATCTAACGAAATAAGTCGCAATCATATGTAGTTTTGCATACTTGATTTTCAGGACATATTCCTATTCATTTACTACATGAGCACATGAAGGAAAACTATGCAATACAATATTCATTTCTTCCAGATGATTTCCATCCGCTCAACGATGAGGACGACTACACTATCCAGCAAAGAATGAATTCATGCCTTCACATACGTATCTTTCGCCAGAGCAAAAACCTGAAAACGTAAACCACATCGACACATTCAAACCCAACATGTTCAAACTATCCGAACTGGTACGCTGGCTGGGCCTAACTGAATTTGAAATCCTCACAAATCTCGTCGCGATCTTGGTATTCAGCATAATCctcacactgaagctatccggcGACTTGGCTGAGACAAGCATTGATTGGTTCGGCACCTTCACCCCATTATTCTGTGGCGACGTTTGCAATGCATACTTCTGCGTGATTGTGGGAATTCGAATGTATATTTCAAACGACAACAAACGGAAAGCATTGCACCGTTTTCTATGGAGCACATATTTTCTAGTTTTAACGGCTATTTTTAAGTACTTGCTATGTCTTAAACTATCTGGTCAAACAGGATTGGAGTACAGCGAAGTGTTTTCGCCTATTTTCGTTTTATTACAACTTGTAGCGGTTCGGGCGTGTCAATTGCCCAACTCGAATTAACAAAAATCGATCACAATacgtttttataataataatgttagCTATAAAGtgtaaaataaagttttattgcaATAAAAAAACAGAAAGTCGTTTTCATAGTACAACTAAAAACTTGTGTTTTGTTGGTAAGCAGATTGAAGCCTGTAATGCAGTAATGATCACAATCTTATTTGAATGCCATAACAATAGATATCGGATGTACAGAAAGCGCTGCGTTTTACTCCGTGCCAATCTTTTCGATCTCGTCCGAATTGTCTGCGTCGAGGAGCTCGATTTTCTTTTTGAAGTGTTTTTCGATTGCCTTGCAAATGTTCATCGATTT is a window encoding:
- the LOC119649332 gene encoding transmembrane protein 203; the protein is MPSHTYLSPEQKPENVNHIDTFKPNMFKLSELVRWLGLTEFEILTNLVAILVFSIILTLKLSGDLAETSIDWFGTFTPLFCGDVCNAYFCVIVGIRMYISNDNKRKALHRFLWSTYFLVLTAIFKYLLCLKLSGQTGLEYSEVFSPIFVLLQLVAVRACQLPNSN